The proteins below are encoded in one region of Xenopus laevis strain J_2021 chromosome 8L, Xenopus_laevis_v10.1, whole genome shotgun sequence:
- the plekhg3.L gene encoding pleckstrin homology domain-containing family G member 3 isoform X4, translating into MFDDRGGRFEGLNRRISRLFESPRLSAASSSSNEKLSSSASICTDSDRPLSLFSTESTGSIREGCDSYEDNSDTPLGNGTVAHNMELVTTAAESLQATYREMQNGLKSNHTPNNNSANRRARQGSRSLSPFGNKVNAITHKLSYVERVVLEINDTERMYVQDLRSIVDEYLGAIIDRQEDLPITPEQVSALFGNIEDIYELNSELLQDLDNCRNDPVAVASCFVEKSQDFDIYTQYCTNYPNSVATLTECMRNKTLAKFFREKQEMLNQSLPLGAYLLKPVQRILKYHLLLQEIAKHLDVKVEGYEVLEEAIETMTGVAWYINDMKRKHEHAVRQQEIQSLLLNWKGIDLTAYGELVLEGTFRLQRARSERTFFLFDKALFITKRRGDHYVYKTYIPCSSLMLIESARDSLCFSVTHYKNSKQQHNVQAKTVEEKHVWTHHLKKLILENHHAIIPQKAKEAILEMDNMYKGRYKYSPERQKKTMSAIEPSVTHRSGRRQSEPSKYIAKHLNDKAGIKHAGSDGDLQEFEDIPQPCIGNLGTSLEQPEAEGEKERPVSTQLSRSSVTELSASDEEEEEEIQLGDDDDEQVADFASSLLAVIHCWHYRAKTLLYTWGAPMTKEEVPKGCKRQNSQSFGNAEKRRSVEVTSGHQESVYEMDKETSVSEEIYKAVVVGSSENEQAVLLENTDDTEPEKDESTAHPKVHESVENEEAESTEDSKTFSSEEDEEETPTHESTSILPPSVLDQASVIAERFISSISRRSSMALEDGKVIGYITPRLTSRCSSLINLECTDTIIYQNGSNDIQDFPDLCSNTGVDILDATLNKANSASVENVFEERERPTCKRRDSILSIQDRQLLDKIKTYYDDAENRDASFSIKRRESLNYIPTGLVRNSVFKINSLPRFDSAQSSLSRQRMSSSSSNTSGVSSRHASLADTRSNEPEQLGAQSQLLLEPATNGVSDHSASITDEEFRAPNEMIKEWDEIEKVNAWKEASETAKKDDKQQSISDAHSDLENGHEPLLILEDSDLSTITEESPLPTPESTSPKQFGSVLNNTGFNEYKTPEKLHSKIMQLANCMDEDMSEKMKNKVYQLARQYSQRIKCNKPVSHRHLKEIEEDLRRNSLPAVQEENREEKEKRKPILSLPTYDSIILQEHGPTTPTSALSRDNAPKHLSFSTPCDSPGALSPTMADCKSPLSPVKAERFHWPDVRELRSRYTSAASSSKAPSVIRSQSVPERITVPNVKGHSDVESKDCMSHSYSMNVKHTENVNGSTKDSTQNNKVEAEPPLPVLSNLNSKPEPLVTCEKAGYYVSAEAPLENNKKVIVMEKISTVSNGSSAHDLESDDAYIQIRSPTSREKISLKALIERCKAYQESEEYRSREVEETTESTEPVPHEESNPDRSSCDGNQQNRVKNLREKFQTQQHSSSLKQSEVH; encoded by the exons AATCCCCACGGCTGTCTGCCGCATCCTCGAGCAGCAATGAAAAGCTCTCCAGTTCAGCTTCCATCTGCACTGATTCCGATAGGCCCCTGAGTCTCTTCTCTACTGAGTCCACCGGCTCTATACGTGAAGGCTGTGATTCCTATGAAGATAACAGTGACACGCCGCTGGGAAACGGAACGGTGGCTCACAACATGGAACTGGTGACCACTGCAGCAGAAAGCCTGCAGGCAACCTACAGGGAGATGCAGAACGGTCTGAAGAGCAACCACACACCCAACAATAATTCTGCTAATCGACGTGCCCGCCAAGGGTCCAGGTCCCTCTCTCCCTTTGGTAACAAGGTCAACGCCATTACTCACAAGCTCAGCTATGTGGAACGGGTGGTCCTGGAGATCAATGACACAGAAAGGATGTATGTCCAGGATCTGCGCAGCATTGTGGAT GAATACCTGGGAGCAATCATAGACAGACAGGAGGATCTGCCAATAACCCCAGAGCAAGTCAGTGCTCTCTTTGGAAACATTGAGGATATTTATGAACTGAACAG TGAGCTGCTCCAGGACCTGGATAACTGCAGGAATGACCCCGTGGCCGTGGCCAGCTGCTTTGTCGAAAAG AGTCAGGACTTTGACATCTATACCCAGTACTGCACCAACTATCCCAA CTCTGTGGCCACCCTCACCGAGTGCATGAGGAATAAAACCCTGGCCAAGTTCTTCCGGGAGAAGCAGGAGATGCTGAACCAGTCCCTTCCTCTCGGGGCCTACCTTCTAAAGCCAGTGCAGAGAATACTTAAGTATCACCTCCTGCTTCAG GAAATAGCGAAACATCTTGATGTGAAGGTGGAAGGATATGAGGTGCTTGAGGAGGCTATTGAAACCATGACGGGAGTAGCCTGGTACATCAACGACATGAAAAGAAAGCACGAACATGCTGTGCGGCAGCAG GAGATCCAGTCTTTGCTGTTGAACTGGAAGGGTATAGACCTCACTGCATATGGAGAACTGGTGCTCGAGGGAACATTTCGGCTCCAGCGTGCCCGGAGTGAGAGgacatttttcctttttgataAGGCCCTGTTTATCACCAAGAGACGTGGAGACCACTATGTCTACAAAACATATATCCCT TGTTCAAGCTTGATGCTGATTGAAAGTGCCCGGGACTCCCTCTGCTTCAGCGTAACTCATTacaagaacagcaaacagcagcATAATGTGCAG GCCAAAACCGTTGAAGAGAAACATGTCTGGACCCATCATTTAAAGAAACTTATTTTAGAAAACCACCATGCAATCATCCCCCAAAAG GCCAAGGAGGCAATACTGGAAATGGATAATATGT ATAAAGGAAGGTACAAATACAGCCCGGAAAGGCAAAAGAAGACCATGTCTGCCATTGAGCCCTCAGTGACACACCGCTCAGGACGCAGACAGTCTG aacCTTCCAAATACATAGCAAAACATCTGAATGACAAAG CAGGAATAAAG CATGCAGGCAGTGATGGAGATCTTCAGGAATTTGAGGACATCCCACAGCCTTGTATTGGCAACTTGGGCACCAGCCTTGAGCAGCCGGAGGCTGAGGGAGAGAAGGAGCGTCCTGTCAGCACACAGCTGAGTAGAAGCTCCGTGACAGAGCTCAGTGCctctgatgaggaggaggaggaggagatacAGTtgggagatgatgatgatgagcagGTAGCTGATTTTGCCAGCTCCCTACTGGCTGTCATACATTGCTGGCACTATAGAGCCAAGACTTTGCTTTATACATGGGGTGCTCCTATG aCTAAAGAAGAGGTACCAAAAGGCTGCAAGAGACAAAACAGCCAGTCATTTGGGAATGCAGAGAAGAGGAGGAGTGTGGAGGTCACATCTGGGCACCAAGAG TCTGTATATGAAATGGATAAGGAAACTTCAGTGTCAGAAGAGATCTACAAGGCCGTGGTCGTCGGCTCTTCTGAGAATGAACAAGCCGTCCTCTTGGAAAACACGGATGACACAGAGCCTGAGAAAGATGAGAGCACAGCTCACCCGAAAGTCCATGAATCAGTGGAGAATGAAGAAGCCGAAAGTACAGAAGACTCAAAGACTTTCAGCAGTGAAGAAGATGAAGAGGAAACACCAACCCATGAATCAACAAGTATCCTCCCTCCTTCTGTTCTGGACCAGGCCAGTGTAATTGCTGAGAGATTTATAAGCAGCATATCCAGGAGGAGTAGTATGGCTTTGGAAGATGGGAAAGTTATAGGCTACATTACCCCAAGATTAACCAGCCGCTGCAGTAGTTTGATCAATCTGGAATGTACAGATACCATTATTTATCAGAATGGTTCCAATGACATCCAGGACTTCCCTGACCTTTGTAGTAACACCGGTGTAGATATTCTTGACGCCACTCTTAATAAGGCGAACTCTGCCAGCGTGGAGAATGTGtttgaggagagagagaggcccACGTGTAAGAGAAGGGACTCCATTCTGTCCATCCAAGATAGACAACTCCTTGACAAAATCAAAACGTACTATGATGACGCAGAAAATCGTGATGCATCTTTTAGCATTAAGCGCAGAGAAAGCTTAAACTATATCCCCACTGGACTTGTTAGAAACTCTGTGTTTAAGATTAACAGCCTGCCCCGATTTGATTCTGCCCAGAGTTCTCTATCAAGGCAGAGAATGTCCAGTTCTTCTAGTAATACCAGCGGTGTGAGCAGTAGACACGCTTCCTTGGCAGACACAAGATCTAATGAGCCAGAACAGCTAGGAGCCCAAAGTCAGCTGCTGTTGGAACCAGCCACAAATGGCGTGTCAGACCATTCAGCCTCCATTACTGATGAGGAGTTCCGGGCACCAAATGAAATGATTAAAGAGTGGGATGAAATTGAAAAGGTAAATGCATGGAAAGAGGCCTCAGAAACTGCCAAAAAAGATGACAAACAACAATCCATCAGTGATGCACATAGTGACCTGGAAAATGGTCATGAACCACTGCTCATACTGGAAGACAGCGATCTGAGTACTATAACAGAGGAATCCCCTCTTCCTACACCGGAAAGCACCTCCCCTAAACAGTTTGGATCTGTTCTGAATAACACTGGTTTTAATGAGTATAAAACACCTGAGAAGTTACACTCCAAGATAATGCAACTGGCCAACTGCATGGATGAAGACATGTCGGAGAAGATGAAGAACAAGGTATATCAGCTGGCCAGGCAGTACAGTCAGAGGATCAAATGCAACAAGCCAGTGTCACATAGGCATCTAAAGGAGATCGAGGAGGATCTCAGAAGGAACAGTCTGCCGGCTGTACAAGAGGAAAACCGGGAGGAGAAAG AAAAACGCAAGCCGATACTATCACTCCCTACCTACGACAGCATTATACTCCAAGAGCATGGCCCTACAACTCCAACATCTGCCTTGAGCAGAGACAACGCCCCAAAGCATCTTTCCTTTTCTACACCCTGTGATAGCCCCGGGGCTCTTTCCCCAACAATGGCCGACTGCAAGAGTCCTCTGAGTCCAGTCAAGGCAGAGAGATTTCACTGGCCTGACGTCCGGGAACTGAGATCAAGGTACACAAGTGCAGCCAGTTCTAGTAAGGCACCTTCCGTCATCAGGAGCCAATCTGTGCCAGAAAGGATAACTGTGCCCAATGTGAAGGGCCATTCTGACGTGGAAAGTAAGGATTGCATGAGTCACTCTTACAGCATGAATGTGAAACACACAGAGAATGTCAATGGCAGCACCAAGGACTCAACACAGAATAACAAAGTAGAGGCTGAGCCTCCTTTGCCAGTATTGTCCAATCTCAATAGTAAACCTGAGCCACTAGTGACCTGTGAAAAGGCTGGGTATTACGTCAGCGCCGAGGCTCCTCTGGAAAATAACAAGAAAGTTATCGTTATGGAAAAAATTTCCACGGTCTCCAACGGCTCTTCCGCCCATGATCTGGAGAGCGACGACGCATACATACAGATCAGGTCTCCCACCAGCAGGGAGAAGATCTCGCTCAAAGCTTTGATTGAGCGCTGCAAAGCCTACCAGGAGTCTGAGGAGTACCGATCCAGGGAAGTAGAGGAAACCACTGAATCCACTGAACCTGTTCCTCACGAAGAGTCCAATCCTGACAGATCAAGCTGTGACGGAAACCAGCAGAACAGAGTCAAGAACTTGAGAGAAAAATTTCAGACTCAGCAGCACTCAAGTAGCCTGAAACAGTCGGAAGTCCACTAA
- the plekhg3.L gene encoding pleckstrin homology domain-containing family G member 3 isoform X7, with translation MSSAPGLQTLWLSKGCNDGEEPQTLQYKETSTDADHLTSESLPRYSKDERQLLFFEEPTHQGYEESPRLSAASSSSNEKLSSSASICTDSDRPLSLFSTESTGSIREGCDSYEDNSDTPLGNGTVAHNMELVTTAAESLQATYREMQNGLKSNHTPNNNSANRRARQGSRSLSPFGNKVNAITHKLSYVERVVLEINDTERMYVQDLRSIVDEYLGAIIDRQEDLPITPEQVSALFGNIEDIYELNSELLQDLDNCRNDPVAVASCFVEKSQDFDIYTQYCTNYPNSVATLTECMRNKTLAKFFREKQEMLNQSLPLGAYLLKPVQRILKYHLLLQEIAKHLDVKVEGYEVLEEAIETMTGVAWYINDMKRKHEHAVRQQEIQSLLLNWKGIDLTAYGELVLEGTFRLQRARSERTFFLFDKALFITKRRGDHYVYKTYIPCSSLMLIESARDSLCFSVTHYKNSKQQHNVQAKTVEEKHVWTHHLKKLILENHHAIIPQKAKEAILEMDNMYKGRYKYSPERQKKTMSAIEPSVTHRSGRRQSEPSKYIAKHLNDKAGIKTKEEVPKGCKRQNSQSFGNAEKRRSVEVTSGHQESVYEMDKETSVSEEIYKAVVVGSSENEQAVLLENTDDTEPEKDESTAHPKVHESVENEEAESTEDSKTFSSEEDEEETPTHESTSILPPSVLDQASVIAERFISSISRRSSMALEDGKVIGYITPRLTSRCSSLINLECTDTIIYQNGSNDIQDFPDLCSNTGVDILDATLNKANSASVENVFEERERPTCKRRDSILSIQDRQLLDKIKTYYDDAENRDASFSIKRRESLNYIPTGLVRNSVFKINSLPRFDSAQSSLSRQRMSSSSSNTSGVSSRHASLADTRSNEPEQLGAQSQLLLEPATNGVSDHSASITDEEFRAPNEMIKEWDEIEKVNAWKEASETAKKDDKQQSISDAHSDLENGHEPLLILEDSDLSTITEESPLPTPESTSPKQFGSVLNNTGFNEYKTPEKLHSKIMQLANCMDEDMSEKMKNKVYQLARQYSQRIKCNKPVSHRHLKEIEEDLRRNSLPAVQEENREEKEKRKPILSLPTYDSIILQEHGPTTPTSALSRDNAPKHLSFSTPCDSPGALSPTMADCKSPLSPVKAERFHWPDVRELRSRYTSAASSSKAPSVIRSQSVPERITVPNVKGHSDVESKDCMSHSYSMNVKHTENVNGSTKDSTQNNKVEAEPPLPVLSNLNSKPEPLVTCEKAGYYVSAEAPLENNKKVIVMEKISTVSNGSSAHDLESDDAYIQIRSPTSREKISLKALIERCKAYQESEEYRSREVEETTESTEPVPHEESNPDRSSCDGNQQNRVKNLREKFQTQQHSSSLKQSEVH, from the exons AATCCCCACGGCTGTCTGCCGCATCCTCGAGCAGCAATGAAAAGCTCTCCAGTTCAGCTTCCATCTGCACTGATTCCGATAGGCCCCTGAGTCTCTTCTCTACTGAGTCCACCGGCTCTATACGTGAAGGCTGTGATTCCTATGAAGATAACAGTGACACGCCGCTGGGAAACGGAACGGTGGCTCACAACATGGAACTGGTGACCACTGCAGCAGAAAGCCTGCAGGCAACCTACAGGGAGATGCAGAACGGTCTGAAGAGCAACCACACACCCAACAATAATTCTGCTAATCGACGTGCCCGCCAAGGGTCCAGGTCCCTCTCTCCCTTTGGTAACAAGGTCAACGCCATTACTCACAAGCTCAGCTATGTGGAACGGGTGGTCCTGGAGATCAATGACACAGAAAGGATGTATGTCCAGGATCTGCGCAGCATTGTGGAT GAATACCTGGGAGCAATCATAGACAGACAGGAGGATCTGCCAATAACCCCAGAGCAAGTCAGTGCTCTCTTTGGAAACATTGAGGATATTTATGAACTGAACAG TGAGCTGCTCCAGGACCTGGATAACTGCAGGAATGACCCCGTGGCCGTGGCCAGCTGCTTTGTCGAAAAG AGTCAGGACTTTGACATCTATACCCAGTACTGCACCAACTATCCCAA CTCTGTGGCCACCCTCACCGAGTGCATGAGGAATAAAACCCTGGCCAAGTTCTTCCGGGAGAAGCAGGAGATGCTGAACCAGTCCCTTCCTCTCGGGGCCTACCTTCTAAAGCCAGTGCAGAGAATACTTAAGTATCACCTCCTGCTTCAG GAAATAGCGAAACATCTTGATGTGAAGGTGGAAGGATATGAGGTGCTTGAGGAGGCTATTGAAACCATGACGGGAGTAGCCTGGTACATCAACGACATGAAAAGAAAGCACGAACATGCTGTGCGGCAGCAG GAGATCCAGTCTTTGCTGTTGAACTGGAAGGGTATAGACCTCACTGCATATGGAGAACTGGTGCTCGAGGGAACATTTCGGCTCCAGCGTGCCCGGAGTGAGAGgacatttttcctttttgataAGGCCCTGTTTATCACCAAGAGACGTGGAGACCACTATGTCTACAAAACATATATCCCT TGTTCAAGCTTGATGCTGATTGAAAGTGCCCGGGACTCCCTCTGCTTCAGCGTAACTCATTacaagaacagcaaacagcagcATAATGTGCAG GCCAAAACCGTTGAAGAGAAACATGTCTGGACCCATCATTTAAAGAAACTTATTTTAGAAAACCACCATGCAATCATCCCCCAAAAG GCCAAGGAGGCAATACTGGAAATGGATAATATGT ATAAAGGAAGGTACAAATACAGCCCGGAAAGGCAAAAGAAGACCATGTCTGCCATTGAGCCCTCAGTGACACACCGCTCAGGACGCAGACAGTCTG aacCTTCCAAATACATAGCAAAACATCTGAATGACAAAG CAGGAATAAAG aCTAAAGAAGAGGTACCAAAAGGCTGCAAGAGACAAAACAGCCAGTCATTTGGGAATGCAGAGAAGAGGAGGAGTGTGGAGGTCACATCTGGGCACCAAGAG TCTGTATATGAAATGGATAAGGAAACTTCAGTGTCAGAAGAGATCTACAAGGCCGTGGTCGTCGGCTCTTCTGAGAATGAACAAGCCGTCCTCTTGGAAAACACGGATGACACAGAGCCTGAGAAAGATGAGAGCACAGCTCACCCGAAAGTCCATGAATCAGTGGAGAATGAAGAAGCCGAAAGTACAGAAGACTCAAAGACTTTCAGCAGTGAAGAAGATGAAGAGGAAACACCAACCCATGAATCAACAAGTATCCTCCCTCCTTCTGTTCTGGACCAGGCCAGTGTAATTGCTGAGAGATTTATAAGCAGCATATCCAGGAGGAGTAGTATGGCTTTGGAAGATGGGAAAGTTATAGGCTACATTACCCCAAGATTAACCAGCCGCTGCAGTAGTTTGATCAATCTGGAATGTACAGATACCATTATTTATCAGAATGGTTCCAATGACATCCAGGACTTCCCTGACCTTTGTAGTAACACCGGTGTAGATATTCTTGACGCCACTCTTAATAAGGCGAACTCTGCCAGCGTGGAGAATGTGtttgaggagagagagaggcccACGTGTAAGAGAAGGGACTCCATTCTGTCCATCCAAGATAGACAACTCCTTGACAAAATCAAAACGTACTATGATGACGCAGAAAATCGTGATGCATCTTTTAGCATTAAGCGCAGAGAAAGCTTAAACTATATCCCCACTGGACTTGTTAGAAACTCTGTGTTTAAGATTAACAGCCTGCCCCGATTTGATTCTGCCCAGAGTTCTCTATCAAGGCAGAGAATGTCCAGTTCTTCTAGTAATACCAGCGGTGTGAGCAGTAGACACGCTTCCTTGGCAGACACAAGATCTAATGAGCCAGAACAGCTAGGAGCCCAAAGTCAGCTGCTGTTGGAACCAGCCACAAATGGCGTGTCAGACCATTCAGCCTCCATTACTGATGAGGAGTTCCGGGCACCAAATGAAATGATTAAAGAGTGGGATGAAATTGAAAAGGTAAATGCATGGAAAGAGGCCTCAGAAACTGCCAAAAAAGATGACAAACAACAATCCATCAGTGATGCACATAGTGACCTGGAAAATGGTCATGAACCACTGCTCATACTGGAAGACAGCGATCTGAGTACTATAACAGAGGAATCCCCTCTTCCTACACCGGAAAGCACCTCCCCTAAACAGTTTGGATCTGTTCTGAATAACACTGGTTTTAATGAGTATAAAACACCTGAGAAGTTACACTCCAAGATAATGCAACTGGCCAACTGCATGGATGAAGACATGTCGGAGAAGATGAAGAACAAGGTATATCAGCTGGCCAGGCAGTACAGTCAGAGGATCAAATGCAACAAGCCAGTGTCACATAGGCATCTAAAGGAGATCGAGGAGGATCTCAGAAGGAACAGTCTGCCGGCTGTACAAGAGGAAAACCGGGAGGAGAAAG AAAAACGCAAGCCGATACTATCACTCCCTACCTACGACAGCATTATACTCCAAGAGCATGGCCCTACAACTCCAACATCTGCCTTGAGCAGAGACAACGCCCCAAAGCATCTTTCCTTTTCTACACCCTGTGATAGCCCCGGGGCTCTTTCCCCAACAATGGCCGACTGCAAGAGTCCTCTGAGTCCAGTCAAGGCAGAGAGATTTCACTGGCCTGACGTCCGGGAACTGAGATCAAGGTACACAAGTGCAGCCAGTTCTAGTAAGGCACCTTCCGTCATCAGGAGCCAATCTGTGCCAGAAAGGATAACTGTGCCCAATGTGAAGGGCCATTCTGACGTGGAAAGTAAGGATTGCATGAGTCACTCTTACAGCATGAATGTGAAACACACAGAGAATGTCAATGGCAGCACCAAGGACTCAACACAGAATAACAAAGTAGAGGCTGAGCCTCCTTTGCCAGTATTGTCCAATCTCAATAGTAAACCTGAGCCACTAGTGACCTGTGAAAAGGCTGGGTATTACGTCAGCGCCGAGGCTCCTCTGGAAAATAACAAGAAAGTTATCGTTATGGAAAAAATTTCCACGGTCTCCAACGGCTCTTCCGCCCATGATCTGGAGAGCGACGACGCATACATACAGATCAGGTCTCCCACCAGCAGGGAGAAGATCTCGCTCAAAGCTTTGATTGAGCGCTGCAAAGCCTACCAGGAGTCTGAGGAGTACCGATCCAGGGAAGTAGAGGAAACCACTGAATCCACTGAACCTGTTCCTCACGAAGAGTCCAATCCTGACAGATCAAGCTGTGACGGAAACCAGCAGAACAGAGTCAAGAACTTGAGAGAAAAATTTCAGACTCAGCAGCACTCAAGTAGCCTGAAACAGTCGGAAGTCCACTAA